In the Nitrospirales bacterium LBB_01 genome, one interval contains:
- a CDS encoding CoB--CoM heterodisulfide reductase iron-sulfur subunit A family protein, with amino-acid sequence MKIGVYFCNCGSNISDKVDSVQVYQALEGLTDVAYFKINDLMCSEDGKQFLNDDIAAEKPDRIVIAACSPREHENTFMRVLTGAGMNPYLMQMVNIREQVAWVTDGVDKASAKAAQFIKGAIKRVGFHKPLEKKSIEMSPDVLIIGAGPAGLKAAITIAETGRKVTLVEKSPVIGGQPVLYEEVFPNLECAPCMLEPLLNEILHGEHAENIEILTLSEVVELTGFYGNFIAKIKKTPRYADLNQCIGCGECIGVCPVDIKNEFNNGLDVRHAISLSFAGALPNVPFIDMTACLRAKGEDCKLCERSCPLGEGIILYDDAEETVERRMGAVIVAVGASLYDAGLIPKLGAGTVPDVYTSFEFERLLSSTGPTGGQLVTSSGKTPESIALIHCVGSLDSNHKEYCSGVCCQSAFKYNLMVEHKLNDAHIYHLYKELVYPGKEEFFLYKRAKENINSAFTRYLNIGSLEITAAEDGRILIKNTLSEKGAIKADMVVLCPALAPSKDTDKLNEVLGTTADTYGFFEELHGRLDCAKSKVRGIYIAGACQSPMNIAQAMTQGMAAAGYVLSGLAEGKQLEIEPITASVDAQRCSGCRVCMLLCPYKAISLDAETRKSSVNEVLCQGCGTCAAACPSGALSSNHFTNEAIFAEIEGVLA; translated from the coding sequence ATGAAAATAGGAGTATATTTTTGTAACTGCGGCTCAAACATTTCTGACAAGGTGGACTCTGTGCAGGTTTACCAGGCGCTTGAGGGTCTTACTGATGTAGCTTACTTTAAAATAAATGATCTAATGTGCTCAGAAGACGGCAAACAGTTTCTTAATGACGACATAGCTGCGGAAAAGCCCGATAGAATTGTCATAGCAGCGTGCTCCCCTCGTGAGCATGAAAACACTTTCATGCGGGTGCTTACCGGTGCCGGAATGAACCCTTACCTTATGCAGATGGTTAATATACGGGAGCAGGTCGCATGGGTAACTGATGGCGTAGATAAAGCCTCTGCAAAGGCTGCTCAATTTATAAAGGGCGCCATAAAGCGGGTTGGTTTTCATAAGCCTCTTGAAAAGAAATCCATAGAGATGTCTCCGGATGTGTTAATAATAGGAGCGGGGCCGGCCGGTTTAAAGGCGGCTATTACCATAGCAGAAACTGGACGCAAGGTAACTCTTGTTGAAAAAAGTCCTGTAATAGGTGGACAACCTGTTCTTTACGAGGAGGTGTTTCCCAATCTTGAGTGCGCTCCGTGTATGCTTGAGCCTCTGCTTAATGAAATCCTCCACGGCGAACATGCCGAGAATATAGAAATCCTTACACTTTCCGAGGTTGTGGAATTAACCGGATTTTACGGCAACTTCATTGCTAAAATAAAAAAGACTCCACGTTATGCCGACCTCAACCAGTGCATCGGCTGCGGTGAGTGCATAGGTGTGTGTCCAGTAGATATAAAAAACGAGTTCAATAATGGACTTGACGTAAGACATGCCATATCGCTCTCCTTTGCAGGAGCGCTCCCTAATGTTCCCTTCATTGATATGACGGCGTGTTTGAGGGCAAAGGGTGAGGACTGTAAACTTTGTGAGCGGTCGTGTCCGCTTGGAGAGGGAATTATACTGTATGACGATGCGGAGGAAACAGTAGAAAGACGTATGGGGGCGGTTATAGTAGCTGTGGGAGCATCGCTTTATGATGCAGGATTAATTCCAAAACTTGGAGCGGGCACAGTGCCGGATGTCTATACATCGTTTGAATTTGAACGGCTGCTCTCCTCTACCGGCCCCACAGGCGGACAATTGGTGACCAGCTCAGGCAAAACGCCTGAGTCAATTGCGCTGATACACTGTGTTGGAAGCCTTGACAGCAATCACAAGGAGTACTGCTCCGGGGTGTGCTGCCAGAGCGCATTTAAGTATAATCTAATGGTTGAGCATAAACTGAATGATGCACACATCTACCACCTTTACAAAGAACTTGTGTATCCCGGCAAGGAGGAGTTTTTTCTTTATAAACGAGCTAAGGAAAATATAAATTCTGCGTTTACAAGATACCTAAACATTGGCTCACTTGAGATAACCGCCGCAGAGGATGGCAGAATTTTAATAAAGAACACCTTGTCTGAAAAGGGCGCAATAAAAGCTGACATGGTAGTGCTTTGTCCTGCTTTGGCGCCATCTAAAGACACCGATAAATTAAATGAGGTGTTAGGAACAACGGCAGATACATATGGTTTCTTTGAAGAGCTTCACGGGCGCCTTGATTGCGCAAAGAGTAAGGTGCGCGGAATATACATAGCAGGGGCCTGCCAGTCGCCAATGAACATTGCTCAGGCGATGACTCAGGGGATGGCCGCAGCAGGGTATGTGCTATCTGGATTAGCTGAAGGAAAGCAGCTTGAGATAGAGCCTATAACCGCCTCTGTGGATGCTCAGAGGTGTTCCGGCTGCAGAGTGTGTATGCTTTTGTGTCCATACAAGGCAATATCGCTTGATGCAGAAACTCGGAAATCCTCAGTTAATGAGGTGCTCTGTCAGGGCTGCGGAACCTGTGCTGCGGCGTGCCCCTCCGGCGCTTTGAGCAGTAACCATTTTACAAATGAGGCTATATTTGCAGAGATTGAAGGGGTGTTGGCATGA
- a CDS encoding PTS transporter subunit EIIA, with protein MNLTVKDMAALLNVSEKTIYRMINNDTIPCFRVSSQWRFDKNEITSWLEDNRSFSKKVKMDTQSIEDEEIISIAEFIQRGGIYYDIPTGSKQSVILNCLERIQARIYDMDTGKLLRLIMERESLCSTAVGHGIALPHPKTFETFSVDSYIAICHLQKPIPFEALDHEDVNTLFFIFPKSERRFLRIQSVLLRLLKDEDVLSIIKQVSPYDKTISILFNKEAEIFISPLK; from the coding sequence ATGAACCTAACGGTAAAAGATATGGCAGCACTTTTAAATGTTTCGGAGAAAACTATTTACCGAATGATAAACAATGATACAATTCCGTGTTTCAGAGTAAGCAGTCAGTGGCGGTTTGATAAAAATGAGATAACCTCCTGGCTTGAAGATAACAGGTCATTTTCAAAAAAAGTTAAAATGGATACCCAATCTATTGAAGATGAGGAGATAATTTCTATAGCGGAATTTATACAAAGAGGCGGAATCTATTACGATATACCAACCGGATCAAAACAATCAGTAATTTTAAATTGTCTTGAACGTATCCAGGCGAGGATTTACGACATGGACACGGGAAAGCTCTTGCGTCTTATAATGGAACGAGAGAGTTTATGTTCAACTGCCGTTGGACATGGCATCGCTTTGCCACATCCAAAAACATTCGAAACATTTAGTGTGGATTCCTATATAGCTATTTGCCATCTTCAAAAACCAATACCTTTTGAAGCTTTGGATCATGAAGATGTAAATACTCTTTTTTTTATTTTCCCGAAAAGTGAACGACGCTTCTTAAGGATACAGTCAGTCTTACTTAGGCTTCTTAAGGATGAGGATGTGTTATCTATAATTAAGCAGGTTTCACCTTATGATAAAACCATTAGCATTTTGTTTAACAAAGAAGCCGAGATATTCATCAGCCCGCTTAAATGA
- a CDS encoding DEAD/DEAH box helicase, with translation MEETAIGNFEHFGLRPEILKGVHEAGFKVPSPIQEQAIPIILSGRDIIARAQTGTGKTAAFGLPAMHAVKHTGSVEVLVMLPTRELASQVSDELYRLGQYFNIRTAAVYGGQSIGRQVDLINRGAQVVAATPGRLLDHLRSKRLKKFAPSIVVLDEADEMLDMGFIEDIESIFEFLPKKRQTMLFSATMPREIQVLARNILTEPVTVDVTPKNLATAADVIHRYYVIGEKEREEALVRLIDTEAPSKSLIFCRTKKETEMLSNTLVSRGYQARALHGDMEQNQRNEVLAAFRKGQIYILIATDVAARGLDITDVSHVFNYHIPFEPGSYVHRIGRTGRAGKKGIAITLVTPLEFKELKRIMDFSGAPIMCEEIPTISQAKKQFYSDFAGKLMHEEIHEDAVEVFQSLTEDMDATQIACKAISMLLEKKLVAGPNRIGLSTREVADLLQRFRKQKAAYSQKTYKKSPQKRSRRDGL, from the coding sequence ATGGAAGAGACAGCAATAGGTAATTTTGAACACTTTGGTTTGAGGCCTGAAATACTCAAAGGAGTGCATGAGGCAGGCTTCAAAGTACCCAGCCCAATTCAGGAACAGGCTATCCCGATTATTCTCTCAGGGAGAGATATAATAGCGCGGGCACAGACTGGTACTGGTAAGACTGCGGCTTTTGGGCTTCCCGCTATGCACGCTGTTAAGCACACTGGTTCGGTTGAGGTTTTAGTGATGCTCCCCACTCGTGAACTTGCCTCTCAGGTCAGTGACGAGTTGTATCGGTTAGGGCAGTACTTTAATATTCGTACGGCAGCAGTTTACGGCGGTCAGTCTATAGGCAGGCAGGTGGATCTTATAAATCGCGGCGCACAGGTTGTGGCAGCCACACCGGGCAGGCTTTTAGACCATCTAAGATCAAAGCGTCTCAAAAAATTTGCGCCGTCAATTGTGGTTTTAGATGAGGCCGATGAGATGCTTGACATGGGCTTTATTGAAGACATTGAGTCTATTTTTGAATTTTTACCAAAAAAGCGCCAAACAATGCTTTTCTCAGCCACAATGCCCAGAGAAATTCAGGTGCTTGCCAGAAATATTTTAACAGAGCCTGTCACGGTAGATGTTACGCCAAAAAATTTGGCCACTGCTGCTGATGTTATACACAGATACTACGTAATAGGCGAAAAGGAACGTGAGGAGGCACTTGTAAGACTCATTGACACTGAGGCTCCCTCCAAAAGTCTGATATTTTGCCGCACTAAGAAAGAAACCGAAATGCTTTCAAACACGCTTGTCTCAAGAGGGTATCAGGCAAGAGCACTTCACGGTGATATGGAACAGAACCAGAGAAACGAGGTTTTAGCGGCTTTTAGAAAAGGACAAATCTATATCCTGATAGCTACGGATGTAGCGGCAAGAGGCCTTGATATAACAGATGTTTCGCATGTCTTTAATTATCATATACCGTTTGAGCCGGGAAGTTACGTGCACAGGATAGGACGCACCGGGCGTGCCGGCAAAAAGGGGATTGCCATTACCCTTGTCACACCGCTTGAGTTTAAGGAATTAAAGAGGATAATGGATTTTTCCGGAGCTCCTATCATGTGTGAGGAGATTCCAACTATTTCTCAGGCTAAAAAACAGTTTTACTCTGACTTTGCTGGCAAACTAATGCATGAGGAGATTCATGAGGACGCTGTTGAGGTGTTTCAATCCCTCACTGAGGACATGGATGCAACTCAGATAGCCTGTAAGGCTATTTCTATGCTCTTAGAGAAAAAACTGGTCGCAGGCCCAAACAGAATTGGACTCTCAACACGAGAGGTTGCAGATTTACTCCAGCGGTTCAGAAAACAAAAAGCCGCATACTCACAAAAGACTTACAAGAAATCCCCGCAAAAACGAAGCAGACGCGACGGTCTTTAG
- a CDS encoding alpha/beta hydrolase, whose product MKKKYLYFIHGANCGSWVWEEFSEFFKIKGFHCLTPDLRFHKADQANMAANDIGTISLLDYVSDIRKDLSALDETPVLVGHSMGGLLAQVVAQSVPVRALVLLEPGPPAGLYPKKSAFLQGVFAVLNYGTFWKAPVMPTFEQVVATSLHLLSSEKQQDVYSKFVHESGRALSEIGFSILDRHCAASVDFKKVTCPVLVIAGSKDRIITPDIARSVANNYKNNTYKEFAEHAHWILQEQGWEKVAGFIFEWLEKIQD is encoded by the coding sequence ATGAAAAAAAAATATTTATATTTTATACACGGCGCTAATTGTGGCTCATGGGTGTGGGAGGAGTTCAGTGAATTCTTCAAAATCAAGGGGTTTCACTGTCTGACACCTGATTTGCGTTTTCACAAAGCTGACCAGGCAAATATGGCTGCAAACGATATTGGGACAATTAGCCTGCTTGACTATGTCTCAGATATACGTAAAGATTTGTCAGCGCTTGATGAGACGCCGGTGCTTGTAGGACACTCAATGGGAGGACTACTTGCTCAGGTAGTTGCTCAGAGTGTGCCGGTGCGGGCACTTGTGCTGCTTGAGCCTGGGCCACCTGCGGGTTTATATCCAAAGAAGTCGGCTTTTCTTCAAGGGGTATTTGCTGTTTTAAACTATGGTACTTTTTGGAAAGCACCGGTAATGCCTACTTTTGAACAGGTTGTGGCAACATCTTTACATCTTTTGTCGTCTGAGAAACAGCAGGATGTCTATAGCAAGTTTGTTCATGAGTCGGGGCGTGCTCTTTCTGAAATTGGATTTTCAATATTAGACCGTCATTGTGCTGCTTCTGTTGACTTTAAAAAAGTTACGTGTCCTGTGCTTGTGATAGCAGGGAGTAAGGACAGAATCATTACGCCAGATATAGCGCGTTCAGTAGCAAATAATTATAAAAACAACACATATAAGGAATTTGCTGAGCACGCCCACTGGATATTGCAAGAGCAGGGATGGGAAAAAGTGGCGGGATTTATTTTTGAGTGGCTTGAAAAGATTCAGGACTGA
- a CDS encoding Ni/Fe hydrogenase subunit alpha — MKRISIDPITRLEGHGKIEIFLNDDGDVVNTYFQVPELRGFEQFCVGRLAEEMPVITNRICGVCPEAHHIASVKALDKLFGVTPPDAAKKIRELLYMAFFVTDHTTHFYALGGPDFIVGPDAPPSERNILGVINKVGLDAAKKVINCRARNHHVLEMVGGRGIHLPAGVPGGWSKSINEKERAEIAAIARENIDFALFSLKAFDDIVLKNPAYLDIITSDIYVHNTYYMGLVDDKNRVNFYDGMVRVVDPEGKEFVKYHPSDYVSHIAERVEEWSYLKYPYLKAVGWKGFVDGIDSGIYAASPLSRLNVSDSMPTAKAQEHFERMYETLGSKKVNGRYQPIHHRLVTHWARLIELLYASERMLELATDPEITSPNVRVIPERIVGKGIGCVEAPRGTLTHHYESDDRGVLTMVNMIVGTTNNYAPMTLSIKRAAEKLITKGKIIEQGLLNKIEMAFRLYDPCLSCATHSLPGQMPLIVNIRNADGEVIRTFSR, encoded by the coding sequence ATGAAACGCATTTCCATTGACCCCATCACCAGACTAGAAGGACACGGCAAAATTGAGATATTTCTTAACGACGACGGAGACGTTGTAAATACATACTTTCAAGTCCCTGAGCTAAGAGGGTTTGAGCAGTTTTGTGTGGGGAGACTTGCAGAGGAGATGCCGGTCATCACAAATCGTATATGCGGAGTGTGTCCTGAGGCTCATCATATTGCCTCCGTTAAGGCCCTTGATAAGCTATTTGGCGTCACGCCTCCCGATGCCGCTAAAAAAATCAGAGAGCTTCTTTACATGGCTTTTTTTGTTACAGACCATACCACCCACTTTTACGCTCTTGGAGGCCCGGACTTTATTGTTGGCCCAGATGCTCCTCCCTCTGAAAGAAACATACTTGGGGTAATTAATAAAGTTGGTCTTGACGCTGCAAAAAAGGTCATTAACTGCCGAGCGCGAAATCATCATGTGCTTGAGATGGTTGGAGGGCGTGGGATACATCTCCCTGCTGGAGTTCCCGGCGGCTGGAGTAAATCTATAAACGAAAAGGAAAGAGCAGAAATAGCAGCAATTGCGAGGGAAAACATTGATTTTGCTCTTTTTAGCCTTAAAGCATTTGACGATATTGTGCTTAAAAACCCGGCATACCTTGATATCATCACCTCTGATATCTATGTCCATAATACATATTATATGGGATTGGTGGATGACAAAAACAGGGTTAACTTTTATGACGGAATGGTTAGAGTAGTTGACCCTGAGGGTAAGGAGTTTGTGAAGTATCATCCGAGTGATTATGTAAGTCACATAGCGGAGCGTGTCGAGGAGTGGTCGTACTTAAAATATCCGTACCTTAAAGCTGTCGGCTGGAAAGGTTTTGTTGACGGCATAGATAGCGGCATATATGCGGCGTCTCCGCTTTCCAGACTAAACGTGTCAGACTCTATGCCAACTGCCAAAGCACAGGAGCATTTTGAAAGGATGTATGAAACTCTCGGCTCTAAAAAGGTAAATGGCAGGTATCAACCGATTCATCATAGGCTTGTAACTCACTGGGCACGGCTCATAGAGCTTCTCTACGCCTCAGAACGTATGCTTGAGCTTGCAACTGACCCGGAAATCACATCCCCAAATGTTAGGGTAATTCCTGAGCGTATTGTCGGTAAGGGAATAGGCTGTGTTGAGGCCCCACGCGGCACCCTTACCCACCACTATGAAAGCGATGACAGGGGAGTGCTGACTATGGTCAATATGATTGTGGGCACCACTAACAACTATGCCCCAATGACGTTGTCCATAAAGCGTGCCGCAGAGAAACTGATAACCAAAGGAAAAATCATAGAGCAAGGACTTCTTAATAAAATAGAGATGGCTTTTAGACTCTATGACCCGTGTCTATCGTGTGCAACTCATTCGCTGCCCGGTCAGATGCCCCTCATTGTCAACATAAGAAACGCTGATGGCGAGGTTATTAGGACTTTTAGCCGATGA
- a CDS encoding TraB/GumN family protein, translating to MKKYLQGLLLIVFFLVLAQGINSEEPAPVGSKNCLWKVTSKTNTVYLLGSIHFLKKENYPLGKPYENAYNNSKILIVEADTSGGGQEERIAALTKRLGFYNKGKTLNDVLSTETYKLAKAQMESSGLDISKYSNAKPWFLALMIYSVKLQSYGFSPEFGVDNYFMKRSRAEGKKIIQLETAEYQLNLFNTLPEKTQEMLLLQTIKEIEMTEKEASTVVNSWLTGDDKTLKDVLLSSFKDYPELYQKILTDRNNSWLPKIENFLRRRDNYLVVVGTGHLIGDNGLVNQLKERGYEVIRQ from the coding sequence ATGAAAAAATACTTACAAGGATTGTTGTTAATTGTTTTTTTTCTGGTTTTAGCTCAAGGGATAAATTCAGAAGAGCCAGCACCGGTTGGCAGCAAAAATTGCTTGTGGAAAGTAACGTCAAAAACCAACACGGTGTATTTACTGGGTTCCATCCATTTCTTAAAGAAAGAGAACTATCCGCTTGGCAAGCCCTATGAAAACGCTTATAACAACTCTAAAATCCTTATCGTAGAGGCCGACACAAGTGGCGGCGGGCAAGAGGAGAGGATTGCGGCTTTAACAAAGCGGCTGGGGTTTTACAATAAAGGTAAAACTCTTAACGATGTTTTATCAACAGAAACTTACAAACTTGCCAAAGCGCAGATGGAATCATCCGGGCTTGATATATCTAAATATAGCAATGCAAAACCCTGGTTTTTGGCGCTGATGATTTATAGCGTCAAACTTCAGAGCTATGGTTTCTCTCCGGAATTTGGCGTGGATAACTACTTTATGAAGCGCTCCAGGGCTGAGGGTAAAAAAATAATACAGCTTGAAACCGCTGAGTATCAGTTGAACCTTTTTAACACGTTACCGGAAAAAACACAGGAGATGCTGCTCCTTCAGACAATTAAGGAAATAGAAATGACAGAGAAAGAAGCATCAACTGTCGTTAACTCATGGCTCACTGGAGATGACAAAACACTTAAAGACGTCCTCTTAAGTAGTTTTAAGGATTACCCTGAGCTTTACCAAAAAATCCTTACAGACAGAAATAATAGCTGGCTCCCAAAGATAGAGAACTTTCTGAGAAGACGTGACAACTACCTTGTCGTAGTGGGCACAGGACACTTAATCGGAGACAATGGCCTGGTTAACCAGCTAAAAGAACGAGGGTATGAGGTGATAAGACAGTAA
- a CDS encoding hydrogenase iron-sulfur subunit, translating to MSNGSSFEPKIVGFLCNWCSYAGADKAGGSQKSYPPNVNVIRVMCSGRVDPQFILKAYSAGADGVLILACHPGDCHYKEGNYKAMQRHRLLLRVLNQLGIESERCKFDYVSAGEGDKFISIITEMVDAVRALGPLNKVIILDNIGYNTMEERS from the coding sequence ATGAGTAATGGCAGCAGCTTTGAACCCAAGATAGTCGGGTTTCTGTGTAATTGGTGTTCATATGCAGGAGCAGATAAAGCAGGAGGGTCACAAAAGAGCTACCCCCCTAATGTAAACGTCATAAGGGTAATGTGCAGCGGGCGGGTTGACCCGCAGTTTATACTTAAAGCATACAGCGCAGGAGCGGACGGTGTTTTGATACTGGCCTGCCACCCAGGAGACTGCCACTACAAAGAGGGCAACTACAAGGCTATGCAGCGGCACCGGTTACTTTTACGTGTACTGAATCAGCTTGGGATAGAGAGCGAGCGGTGTAAGTTTGACTACGTTTCAGCCGGTGAGGGCGATAAATTTATAAGTATCATTACAGAAATGGTTGATGCGGTAAGAGCGCTGGGCCCATTAAATAAAGTGATTATTTTAGACAATATCGGTTATAATACAATGGAGGAAAGGAGTTAA
- the selD gene encoding selenide, water dikinase SelD, with translation MSKLGPADLEDLIGSLGGNPEGGLRVKVVVGPGDDAGVYLIGDTAFVETVDFITPPVNDPYTFGAVSACNSLSDVYSMGGTPITALAVAAFPLCDYKTDVLKEVLRGAQSVLNTAGVALLGGHSLEDTELKFGLSVTGTVNKDKILLKSGAKEGDVIVLTKPLGIGIITTALKRRVLNDTQIEEAVKWMLTLNAAASTAALNANATSCTDVTGFGFIGHACNMLKGASVDFVIDSANMPVMDIAVALAKEGVFPGGAVKNLNFFSNRVQFSATVPEHLKYILSDPQTSGGLLLTIGKDNISTFEHSGIFYKTIGYVTKGSGILKIN, from the coding sequence GTGTCAAAGCTGGGTCCGGCGGACCTGGAGGATTTGATAGGCTCACTGGGGGGCAATCCAGAGGGCGGGCTGCGTGTTAAGGTGGTGGTAGGCCCCGGCGATGACGCCGGAGTGTATCTTATCGGAGACACGGCTTTTGTTGAAACGGTGGACTTTATAACGCCTCCGGTAAATGATCCTTACACGTTTGGAGCTGTGAGCGCTTGTAATTCCTTAAGCGATGTTTACTCAATGGGTGGCACTCCAATAACGGCGCTTGCCGTGGCTGCGTTCCCTCTGTGCGATTACAAAACAGATGTGCTAAAGGAGGTTCTGCGCGGGGCACAAAGTGTGCTTAATACGGCAGGGGTGGCACTCCTTGGCGGCCATAGTCTTGAGGACACGGAGTTAAAATTCGGACTTTCCGTAACTGGAACTGTCAATAAAGATAAAATTCTTCTAAAATCAGGCGCAAAAGAGGGCGATGTCATTGTATTAACAAAACCCCTCGGCATTGGAATTATAACAACAGCACTGAAACGAAGGGTGCTTAACGACACTCAAATTGAGGAGGCAGTAAAGTGGATGCTAACTCTCAATGCTGCAGCCTCAACGGCTGCCCTTAACGCTAACGCCACCTCATGCACAGATGTTACCGGTTTTGGCTTTATCGGCCATGCCTGCAACATGCTAAAGGGGGCTTCTGTTGATTTTGTCATAGATTCCGCTAACATGCCTGTTATGGACATTGCAGTAGCACTGGCAAAGGAGGGAGTTTTCCCCGGTGGAGCAGTTAAAAATCTCAACTTTTTTTCAAACAGGGTGCAATTTAGTGCAACCGTTCCTGAACATTTAAAATATATTTTGTCTGACCCTCAGACCTCAGGCGGACTTCTCTTAACCATTGGGAAAGACAATATCAGCACTTTTGAACACTCAGGCATCTTCTATAAGACTATTGGATACGTTACTAAGGGTTCTGGCATTTTAAAGATTAATTAA
- a CDS encoding sulfurtransferase TusA family protein — MALIVLDLKGMKCPQPTLQMTVKVRTELKAGDVLEVVADCPTFANDLKGWGERMKKTVLWVKDEGNGAKRCQVKI, encoded by the coding sequence ATGGCGTTGATAGTGTTAGATCTAAAGGGAATGAAGTGCCCGCAGCCAACACTTCAAATGACGGTTAAGGTGCGTACGGAGCTTAAAGCCGGCGACGTGTTAGAGGTGGTTGCCGATTGCCCAACCTTTGCAAATGATTTAAAGGGCTGGGGTGAGAGAATGAAAAAAACCGTCCTTTGGGTCAAAGATGAGGGTAACGGAGCTAAACGTTGTCAGGTTAAGATTTAG
- a CDS encoding NADH:ubiquinone oxidoreductase yields MSVKPKLSMYWASACGGCEISLVNINEKILDVAANFDFYFCPCLLDTKKKDIEVLKDDEIAITFFNGAIRTEENEEMAHLMRKKSKLLIAFGSCSYEGCIPGLSNLHTKAAHFDSIYLNNPSVDNPLGIVPKPETTVPEGVLTIPAFYERVKTLSQVVSVDYSIPGCPPEPKQIWNVIEALIEGKALPPKGSILGAGNSTVCIECERKKEDKKISRFYRTYEIIPDTETCLLEQGLICMGIATSDGCGALCPKVNMPCTGCYGPPAGVLDQGAKMVAALGSIIDIGEKKGLSEDELVRRADHIIDSIPDYSGTFYKYSLAGSILGGSRKA; encoded by the coding sequence ATGTCGGTAAAACCAAAGTTGAGTATGTATTGGGCTTCCGCATGTGGCGGCTGTGAAATATCGTTAGTCAATATTAATGAAAAAATTCTTGATGTAGCCGCTAATTTTGATTTTTACTTCTGCCCCTGTCTTTTGGACACTAAAAAGAAAGACATTGAGGTGCTTAAAGATGACGAAATTGCTATAACTTTTTTTAACGGAGCCATTCGCACCGAAGAAAACGAGGAAATGGCTCACCTTATGAGAAAAAAATCCAAACTGCTCATAGCTTTTGGCTCGTGCTCTTATGAGGGCTGTATTCCGGGCCTTAGTAACTTGCACACAAAGGCCGCTCATTTTGATTCCATTTATTTAAACAACCCATCTGTGGATAACCCGCTTGGAATTGTCCCTAAGCCTGAAACCACAGTGCCTGAGGGTGTGCTGACAATTCCTGCGTTTTACGAAAGGGTGAAAACCTTGTCTCAGGTCGTAAGCGTTGACTATTCAATTCCCGGCTGTCCGCCAGAGCCTAAACAGATATGGAATGTTATAGAGGCTCTAATTGAGGGTAAAGCGCTGCCGCCTAAGGGCAGCATTCTTGGCGCCGGAAATTCCACGGTGTGCATTGAGTGTGAGAGAAAGAAAGAAGATAAGAAGATAAGCCGGTTTTACCGCACTTATGAAATAATTCCTGATACGGAAACGTGTTTGCTTGAGCAGGGACTTATTTGTATGGGAATAGCGACAAGCGACGGCTGCGGAGCGCTGTGCCCAAAGGTCAATATGCCATGCACCGGCTGCTATGGGCCTCCAGCAGGTGTACTTGATCAGGGAGCAAAGATGGTCGCCGCTTTGGGTTCCATTATAGATATTGGTGAAAAGAAAGGTCTTAGCGAGGATGAGCTGGTTAGGCGTGCCGACCATATTATTGACTCAATACCTGATTATTCCGGAACTTTTTACAAATACAGCCTCGCTGGCTCCATTTTAGGAGGCAGTAGAAAGGCATGA
- a CDS encoding hydrogenase maturation protease, producing the protein MKTIIIGLGNPILCDDSVGPKAARLIRERLDSDRWAHVSVLEVYAGGIRLLDEISGYDRAIIIDSIVTGEAPGTVYKLTPESLSQTRNCGSSHDMTFPMALNMGQMLGMALPSQIHIWAIEAKNVNSFGEELSTEVEGALPGVVNDVLTSLKELSA; encoded by the coding sequence ATGAAAACCATAATAATAGGGCTTGGAAATCCCATTTTGTGTGACGACAGCGTTGGACCGAAAGCTGCAAGACTAATCAGAGAGCGGTTGGATAGCGACAGGTGGGCGCATGTTTCAGTGTTAGAGGTCTATGCCGGAGGCATCCGTCTGCTGGATGAGATTAGTGGTTACGACAGGGCTATTATCATAGATTCAATCGTAACTGGAGAGGCTCCCGGGACAGTTTACAAGTTAACGCCGGAGAGTCTGTCTCAGACCAGAAATTGCGGCTCAAGCCACGATATGACTTTTCCTATGGCTCTAAATATGGGGCAAATGCTCGGAATGGCTTTGCCCTCTCAGATACATATATGGGCAATTGAGGCAAAAAACGTTAACTCCTTTGGCGAGGAGCTTTCCACTGAGGTAGAAGGAGCGCTGCCCGGTGTCGTTAATGATGTTTTAACTTCACTTAAGGAATTAAGCGCATGA